A stretch of DNA from Desulfosarcina ovata subsp. ovata:
CAAGCAGCCGGCCAACGGCACGGCGCTCTCCATTGACGAGGCATTGGCCATTGCCGACACCATCGGCTATCCGGTGATCGTGCGCCCCTCCTTCGTGCTCGGGGGCCGGGCCATGAAAATCGTTTACGACCCCAAGGACATGGAGAATTTTACGCGGCTGGCCATCCTGGCCTCCCCGGGACACCCGGTGCTCATCGACAAATTTTTGGAAGCGGCCATCGAGGTGGATGTGGATGCCATCAGCGACGGGACCGTGACCATCATCGGCGGCATCATGCAGCACATCGAGGCGGCCGGTGTGCACAGCGGTGACTCGGCCTGCGTTTTACCCCCGTACAGCATCGAGCGTCCGATGATCGAGCAGATCAGTGCCGCCACCAAGGCCATGGCAGCGGAACTCAAGGTCGTGGGCCTGATGAACGTCCAGTACGCCATTAAGGACGACCAGCTTTACGTGATCGAAGTCAATCCGCGCGCCTCGCGGACGGTGCCCTTTGTGAGCAAGGCCACCGGCGTGCCCCTGGCCAAACTGGCCACCAAGATCATGCTGGGCAAGACCCTGGCCGAACTCGGGCTGACCGAGGAGGTCGTTCCCGGGCATCTGTCCGTCAAGGAGGCGGTGTTGCCCTTCGACCGGTTCCCGGATGTGGACACCCTTTTGGGCCCGGAAATGAAATCCACCGGCGAGGTGATGGGTATCGGCACCGATTTCGGCCTGGCTTACGCCAAGGCCCAGCTGGGGGCCGGCCAGCGCCTGCCGCTGGAGGGGACGGTCTTCATCAGTGTGGGCGATGAGGACAAAGCGGCCGCACTGCCCGTGGCCCGGCAGTTCGCCGACATGGGTTTTGCCATCCTGGCCACCGACGGCACCTGGTCACACCTTTCGTCCAGCGGCATCCCGGCCGAACGGATCAATAAGGTCTCCCAGGGGCAGCCCCATGTCGCCGATGCCATCAAGAACGGCCGGATCCAGCTGATCATCAACACCGGCACCGGCAACGACTCGCGCAAGGACGGGTACACGATCCGCCGGGCGGCACTCAAATTCAAGGTGCCCTATGCCACCACCACGGCCGGCGCCATGGCCATGTGCCACGGCGTAGCGGCACTGCGGGAAAAACCCTTTTCGGTCAAACCGGTTCAGGATTACCATGCGTAAGGGACGAAATGTCCCGGCTCAACCATTACTTTCAAGGCAGATGACCATGAAACCAACAGGAGTGATCGACCCGCAACCCATGGACGAGGACAAGCCCCGCGAGGCCTGCGGGCTTTTTGGCGCCTTTGGCCATCCGGATGCGGCCAAGCTCTGCTATTTCGGCATTTACGCCCTCCAGCACCGTGGCCAGGAGAGCGCCGGGATTGCCGTTACCGACAACGGAGCCATTGATGAGTACAAGGGCATGGGCCTGGTTCCCGATGTCTTCGACATGGATGTCCTGGACGGCCTGAACGGTCCGACGGCCATCGGGCATGTGCGCTACTCCACCACCGGCAGTTCCATTGTGGCCAACGCCCAGCCGCTGGTGGTGCGCCACCGCAACCGGGCCTATGCCGTGGCCCACAACGGCAACCTGGTCAATGCCCACACCATCAAGGCGGAGCTGGAAGAGGCGGGGTCGATCTTCCAGACCACCATGGACAGCGAGGTGTTTCTGCACCTTTTCGTGCGTAGCCTCAGCCTGGGGTTCGAAGAGGCCCTGAAGGCCACGGTGGCGCGTATGAAGGGGGCCTTTTCCATGGTCGTGCTCACCAGCCGCGGTGAAATGATCGGCATCAAGGATCCCCATGGGTTCCGCCCCCTCTGCCTGGGCAAACTCAACGGCTCCTGGATTCTGGCCTCGGAGACCTGCGCCCTGGATCTGGTGCAGGCGGAATTCGTGCGCGAACTGGAGCCCGGCGAGATTGTCATCATCAGCAAGGACGGGGTGAAGAGCATTCGCACCAGTACTCCCAAACAGCGTTCGTTCTGTATTTTCGAGTTCATCTATTTTGCCCGTCCGGACAGTACCTTTTTCGGGCACAACGTCTACCTGACCCGCAAGGCCCATGGCCGGCGCCTGGCCGAGGAGGCCCCGGTGGGCGCGGACCTGGTGATGCCCTTTCCCGATTCCGGTGTTTATGCGGGCCTGGGGTACTCCGAGGCGTCCGGGATCCCCTTTGAAACCGGCATGATCCGCAACCACTACGTGGGCCGCACCTTTATCCAGCCAACCCAGAGCATGCGTGATTTCGGGGTGCGGGTGAAGCTCAACCCCATAAAGGA
This window harbors:
- the purF gene encoding amidophosphoribosyltransferase, with protein sequence MKPTGVIDPQPMDEDKPREACGLFGAFGHPDAAKLCYFGIYALQHRGQESAGIAVTDNGAIDEYKGMGLVPDVFDMDVLDGLNGPTAIGHVRYSTTGSSIVANAQPLVVRHRNRAYAVAHNGNLVNAHTIKAELEEAGSIFQTTMDSEVFLHLFVRSLSLGFEEALKATVARMKGAFSMVVLTSRGEMIGIKDPHGFRPLCLGKLNGSWILASETCALDLVQAEFVRELEPGEIVIISKDGVKSIRTSTPKQRSFCIFEFIYFARPDSTFFGHNVYLTRKAHGRRLAEEAPVGADLVMPFPDSGVYAGLGYSEASGIPFETGMIRNHYVGRTFIQPTQSMRDFGVRVKLNPIKELLKGKDIIIIEDSIIRGTTAKTRVKALRELGVKRVHLRVSGPPHRFPCHYGIDFSTKGELIAAKMSVEELGRYLGLDSLAYLSLDGLLESTGIDNPADHFCKACFDGCYPVHFDENLSKHCMEVR